Proteins from a genomic interval of Rhodopseudomonas julia:
- the uvrA gene encoding excinuclease ABC subunit UvrA: MTDPQKTLSVRGAREHNLKNVDLDLPRDSLIVMTGLSGSGKSSLAFDTIYAEGQRRYVESLSAYARQFLEMMQKPDVDQIDGLSPAISIEQKTTSRNPRSTVGTVTEIYDYMRLLFARVGVPYSPATGLPIESQTVSQMVDRILALPDGTRLYLLAPVVRGRKGEFRKDLAEYMKRGFQRARIDGTFYEIAEAPALDKKLKHDVDIVVDRVVVRADAGSRLADSLETALRLADGIAVAEFADMGEGGKPSAPIVFSEKFACPVSGFTIPEIEPRLFSFNNPFGACPTCDGLGSELRIDPDLVVPDPRLSLRKGAIHPWAKSSSPYYLQTLEGLAQHYGFSLTVPFEELLEDARQAILYGTGKEKVALVYDDGLRKYQAKKTFEGIIPNLERRWKETDSAWMREEIGKYMSSTPCAACNGLRLKPEALAVKIASLNIGEVSHFSIREANRWFTELPEKLSGKQNEIALRILKEIRERLRFLDDVGLDYLTLARNSGSLSGGESQRIRLASQIGSGLTGVLYVLDEPSIGLHQRDNARLLETLKHLRDLGNTVIVVEHDEDAIMAADHVVDVGPGAGIHGGEVVAEGTPGDVMASPASLTGQYLSGARAIEVPQTRRKASKKRWLKLSGATGNNLKDVTAKIPLGTFTCVTGVSGGGKSTLLIDTLYKSVARRLNGAREQAAPHADLAGLEHLDKVIDIDQSPIGRTPRSNPATYTGAFTPIREWFAGLPEAKARGYQPGRFSFNVKGGRCEACQGDGVVKIEMHFLPDVYVTCDVCHGKRYNRETLEVTFKEKSIADVLDMTVEEGVGFFQAIPAVRDKLKTLARVGLGYVRIGQQATTLSGGEAQRVKLAKELSKRATGRTLYILDEPTTGLHFHDVAKLLEVLHELVEQGNTVAVIEHNLDVIKTADYIIDLGPEGGDGGGEIVVAGTPEDVVAEPRSYTGQFLKPILERGMRRSEAAE; the protein is encoded by the coding sequence ATGACGGATCCGCAAAAGACGCTCTCCGTGCGGGGCGCGCGCGAACACAATCTCAAAAACGTCGATCTCGATCTGCCGCGCGACAGTCTGATCGTGATGACGGGCCTTTCTGGCTCCGGCAAATCCTCGCTCGCATTCGATACCATCTATGCCGAGGGGCAGCGGCGCTATGTCGAGTCGTTGTCGGCTTATGCGCGCCAGTTTCTGGAGATGATGCAAAAGCCCGACGTCGACCAGATCGACGGCCTGTCACCGGCAATTTCCATCGAGCAGAAGACGACGTCGCGCAATCCCCGCTCCACCGTCGGCACGGTGACGGAGATCTACGATTATATGCGGCTGCTGTTTGCCCGCGTCGGTGTTCCCTATTCGCCGGCGACGGGCTTGCCGATCGAAAGCCAGACGGTCAGCCAGATGGTCGATCGTATTCTGGCTTTGCCGGACGGTACGCGACTTTATCTGCTCGCACCGGTCGTGCGTGGCCGCAAGGGCGAGTTCCGCAAGGATCTCGCCGAGTATATGAAGCGCGGTTTTCAGCGCGCGCGGATCGATGGAACCTTCTACGAGATCGCCGAGGCGCCGGCGCTCGACAAGAAGCTGAAGCACGACGTCGACATCGTCGTCGATCGCGTCGTCGTCCGCGCGGATGCCGGGAGCCGGTTGGCCGATTCTCTGGAGACGGCGCTGCGGCTTGCCGATGGAATCGCCGTCGCCGAGTTCGCGGATATGGGCGAAGGCGGCAAGCCGTCGGCACCGATTGTCTTTTCCGAAAAATTCGCCTGTCCCGTTTCCGGGTTCACGATCCCCGAGATCGAACCGCGGCTGTTTTCGTTCAACAATCCCTTCGGCGCCTGCCCGACCTGCGACGGCCTCGGATCTGAACTGCGCATCGATCCCGATCTTGTGGTGCCCGATCCGCGCTTGAGCCTGCGCAAGGGGGCGATCCACCCCTGGGCGAAATCGAGCTCGCCTTACTATCTGCAGACGCTCGAGGGGCTCGCCCAGCATTACGGCTTCAGCCTGACGGTTCCGTTCGAGGAGCTTCTTGAGGACGCGCGCCAAGCCATCTTGTATGGGACGGGCAAGGAGAAGGTTGCGCTCGTCTACGATGATGGGCTTAGAAAATATCAGGCGAAGAAGACCTTCGAAGGCATCATCCCCAATCTGGAGCGGCGCTGGAAGGAGACCGATTCTGCGTGGATGCGCGAGGAGATCGGCAAATACATGTCCTCGACGCCATGCGCCGCCTGCAACGGCCTGCGGCTGAAGCCGGAAGCGCTCGCGGTGAAGATCGCGAGCCTCAACATCGGCGAGGTCTCGCATTTTTCGATCCGCGAGGCGAACCGCTGGTTCACGGAATTGCCGGAAAAGCTGAGCGGAAAGCAGAATGAGATCGCGCTGCGCATTCTCAAGGAAATTCGCGAGCGGCTTCGCTTTCTCGACGATGTTGGGCTCGATTATCTGACCTTGGCGCGCAATTCGGGCTCCTTGTCGGGTGGCGAGAGCCAGCGCATTCGGCTTGCCTCACAGATCGGATCGGGCCTGACCGGCGTCCTCTATGTGCTGGACGAGCCGTCGATCGGTCTGCATCAGCGCGACAATGCCAGGCTTCTGGAGACGCTCAAGCATTTGCGCGACCTCGGCAACACCGTCATCGTCGTCGAGCATGACGAGGATGCGATCATGGCGGCCGACCATGTCGTCGATGTGGGACCCGGCGCGGGCATCCATGGCGGTGAGGTGGTGGCGGAAGGAACGCCTGGCGATGTCATGGCAAGTCCGGCTTCGCTTACGGGCCAGTACCTTTCTGGGGCGCGCGCGATCGAGGTTCCGCAGACACGCCGCAAGGCCTCCAAAAAGCGCTGGCTGAAGCTCTCCGGCGCCACGGGCAACAATCTCAAGGATGTCACGGCGAAAATCCCGCTCGGCACGTTCACCTGCGTGACCGGTGTCTCGGGTGGCGGCAAGTCGACGCTCCTCATCGACACGCTCTATAAATCGGTGGCGCGCCGCCTCAACGGTGCGCGCGAACAGGCCGCCCCGCATGCGGACCTTGCCGGGCTCGAGCATCTCGACAAGGTGATCGACATCGATCAATCGCCGATCGGACGCACGCCGCGTTCCAATCCTGCGACCTATACGGGCGCGTTCACCCCCATTCGCGAATGGTTTGCAGGTCTGCCGGAGGCGAAGGCGCGTGGCTATCAGCCGGGCCGTTTCTCCTTCAACGTCAAGGGGGGACGCTGCGAGGCCTGCCAAGGCGACGGTGTCGTCAAGATCGAGATGCACTTCCTGCCCGACGTCTATGTCACCTGCGACGTCTGTCACGGCAAACGTTACAACCGCGAGACTTTGGAAGTTACGTTCAAGGAGAAGTCTATCGCCGATGTCCTCGACATGACCGTCGAAGAAGGCGTCGGCTTCTTCCAGGCAATCCCCGCGGTGCGCGACAAGCTGAAGACGCTCGCGCGTGTGGGCCTCGGCTATGTGCGGATTGGCCAACAGGCGACGACGCTTTCGGGCGGCGAAGCGCAGCGCGTGAAGCTTGCGAAGGAATTGTCGAAGCGTGCAACCGGACGCACGCTCTATATCCTCGATGAGCCGACCACGGGTCTGCATTTCCACGATGTGGCGAAGCTTCTGGAGGTGCTGCACGAACTGGTCGAACAGGGAAATACGGTGGCGGTGATCGAGCACAATCTCGATGTCATCAAGACGGCGGATTACATCATCGATCTCGGGCCGGAAGGCGGAGATGGCGGCGGCGAAATCGTGGTCGCCGGTACGCCGGAAGACGTGGTGGCGGAGCCGCGGAGCTACACAGGGCAGTTTCTGAAGCCGATTTTGGAACGTGGTATGCGGCGCTCCGAAGCGGCGGAATAG
- a CDS encoding NUDIX domain-containing protein yields MPRSAGILMFRRRPSGPEVLLVHPGGPFWAKKDDGAWSIPKGLREEGEAAEVAARREFYEETGCVPDVDLILLGEFRQAGGKRVEAFALEGDFDLGGFKSNLFEMEWPPHSGKRRVFPEADRAGWFSIEAARSKILKSQQPILGALEEVI; encoded by the coding sequence ATGCCCCGGTCCGCAGGTATTTTGATGTTCCGCCGAAGACCATCCGGCCCGGAGGTGCTGCTCGTTCATCCGGGCGGCCCGTTCTGGGCGAAGAAGGATGACGGTGCCTGGTCGATCCCCAAAGGTCTGCGAGAAGAAGGAGAGGCTGCGGAGGTGGCCGCCCGACGCGAGTTTTACGAGGAAACGGGATGCGTGCCGGATGTTGATCTCATCCTGCTCGGGGAGTTCAGACAGGCGGGTGGCAAGCGTGTCGAGGCCTTCGCGTTGGAGGGGGATTTCGACCTCGGCGGGTTCAAGAGCAACCTCTTCGAAATGGAATGGCCGCCGCATTCGGGTAAGCGCCGGGTCTTTCCCGAGGCAGATCGGGCAGGGTGGTTTTCCATCGAGGCGGCGCGAAGCAAGATCCTCAAGAGCCAGCAGCCGATCCTCGGCGCCTTGGAAGAGGTGATTTGA
- a CDS encoding potassium channel family protein yields the protein MTQLYEGDSRRSHHFRAGLLIFDCATLLFVVLTSFVTYSRFLIWTDFVLGLVILADFLARLFVSRRRLADLASPTTWADVAAIVSFLLPLADEGAGFLRVLRTLRLLRTYHVLMRFRGRSRFFRHNEEAIIALANLAVFLFVMTGIVYETQHRQNPEISNYVDALYFTVTALTTTGFGDITLGGTGGRLIAVVIMIFGVTLFLRLVQVILRPRKIRFTCPSCGLQRHEVDAVHCKACGELLNIPDEGRF from the coding sequence CTGACGCAGCTTTACGAGGGCGATAGCCGCCGATCCCACCATTTTCGTGCTGGGCTTTTGATCTTCGACTGCGCGACCCTGCTCTTCGTCGTCCTCACATCCTTCGTGACTTACTCGAGATTCCTCATCTGGACGGACTTCGTCCTCGGCCTTGTCATCCTCGCCGACTTTCTGGCGCGGCTTTTCGTCAGTCGCCGCCGCCTGGCCGATCTCGCGAGCCCGACAACCTGGGCGGACGTCGCGGCGATCGTCTCGTTTCTCCTGCCCCTCGCTGATGAAGGGGCTGGCTTCCTAAGGGTGCTTAGAACCCTGCGACTTTTGCGCACGTATCATGTGCTGATGCGCTTTCGAGGACGCAGTCGCTTCTTCCGGCACAATGAGGAAGCGATCATCGCGCTCGCCAATCTCGCTGTGTTTCTCTTTGTCATGACGGGCATCGTCTACGAGACCCAACACCGGCAGAACCCGGAAATCAGCAACTATGTCGATGCGCTCTATTTCACCGTCACCGCATTGACGACCACAGGTTTTGGCGACATCACGCTCGGCGGAACGGGCGGGCGGCTCATTGCCGTCGTGATCATGATTTTTGGGGTCACGCTGTTCCTGCGCCTCGTGCAGGTGATCCTACGCCCCCGCAAGATCCGTTTCACGTGCCCAAGCTGTGGGCTGCAACGCCACGAGGTCGATGCGGTTCATTGCAAGGCCTGCGGAGAGCTCCTCAACATCCCGGATGAGGGGCGTTTTTGA
- a CDS encoding DUF1127 domain-containing protein, which yields MGTSSKGLLGRFRRWRRYQRTLKELQGLSVRELHDIGITPGEIRRVAREATF from the coding sequence ATGGGCACGTCCTCCAAGGGCCTGCTTGGTCGCTTCCGCCGCTGGCGCCGCTATCAGCGCACTCTGAAGGAGCTGCAGGGGCTCTCCGTTCGTGAGCTGCACGATATCGGCATCACTCCGGGCGAAATCCGCCGCGTGGCGCGCGAAGCCACGTTCTGA
- a CDS encoding type 1 glutamine amidotransferase domain-containing protein — protein sequence MHNITGKKVAILATNGFEQSELEVPLKQLREAGAEVHVVSPQEGSIKGWDKDNWGGEVPVDRKLDEVSANDYDALVLPGGQINPDLLRVEEKALSLIRAFYEQKKPIGAICHAPWLLVETGVAKGRDMTSYKSIKTDVMNAGANWHDKEVVVDQGIVTSRNPGDLDAFCAKVAEEIAEGRHTQRQAA from the coding sequence ATGCACAATATCACCGGAAAGAAAGTAGCCATCCTCGCAACGAACGGCTTCGAGCAGTCCGAGCTTGAGGTGCCGCTGAAGCAGCTGCGTGAGGCGGGTGCCGAAGTCCATGTGGTTTCTCCGCAGGAGGGCTCCATCAAGGGCTGGGATAAGGACAATTGGGGCGGCGAAGTCCCTGTCGACCGGAAGCTCGATGAGGTGAGCGCCAACGATTACGACGCGCTCGTTCTGCCGGGCGGCCAGATCAATCCCGACCTGCTGCGTGTGGAAGAGAAGGCGTTGTCTCTCATCCGTGCGTTCTATGAGCAGAAGAAGCCGATCGGCGCCATCTGTCACGCGCCTTGGCTGCTTGTCGAGACGGGTGTCGCCAAGGGGCGTGACATGACGAGCTACAAGTCGATCAAGACCGACGTGATGAACGCCGGTGCCAATTGGCACGACAAGGAAGTTGTCGTGGATCAGGGTATCGTCACCAGCCGTAACCCCGGTGATCTCGACGCGTTCTGTGCGAAGGTGGCTGAAGAAATCGCCGAGGGACGGCATACGCAGCGTCAGGCTGCGTAG
- a CDS encoding MarC family protein yields the protein MEQLVTAFVTLFVTIDPAGLAPLFLALTAGMNRDQRQQVALRATLIALPILVIFALAGSAILTVFGITLPAFRIAGGILLFVIAFEMIFEKRQERHERSATRVLTSEDIGHIAVFPLAIPLIAGPGAISATILVAGKNPGFVGMAELILVIFAILGLTFFVLSLAERIEKLIGETGRIVITRLLGVILAALAVQYVADGVLAFLDAHQRAL from the coding sequence ATGGAACAGCTCGTTACCGCTTTCGTCACGCTTTTCGTCACCATCGATCCCGCCGGATTGGCGCCACTCTTCCTGGCACTGACGGCGGGAATGAACCGTGACCAGCGTCAACAAGTGGCGTTGCGGGCGACGTTGATCGCACTTCCCATTCTGGTGATCTTCGCACTCGCCGGATCAGCAATCCTGACGGTCTTCGGCATCACGCTGCCCGCATTCCGGATCGCAGGCGGCATTCTTCTCTTCGTCATCGCGTTCGAGATGATCTTCGAAAAACGCCAGGAACGCCACGAGCGCAGCGCAACACGCGTCCTCACCTCGGAAGATATCGGCCACATCGCCGTCTTCCCCCTGGCCATTCCGCTCATAGCCGGCCCCGGCGCCATCTCCGCGACGATCCTCGTCGCGGGCAAGAATCCGGGATTTGTGGGCATGGCAGAGCTCATCCTGGTCATTTTCGCCATTCTGGGGCTCACCTTCTTCGTCCTCTCGCTCGCAGAACGCATCGAGAAGCTGATAGGCGAGACCGGGCGTATCGTGATCACGCGGCTTCTCGGCGTCATTCTGGCGGCGCTCGCAGTCCAATATGTGGCCGACGGTGTGCTCGCATTCCTGGATGCGCATCAGCGCGCTCTTTGA